In Leptodactylus fuscus isolate aLepFus1 chromosome 2, aLepFus1.hap2, whole genome shotgun sequence, one genomic interval encodes:
- the DND1 gene encoding dead end protein homolog 1, whose protein sequence is MGWNQEPDIVMEDWGQPQAWLNSINSKKKDELVQWVLGADIELNQINGQRIYGGPPPGWVGDVPPLGSEVFIGNLPQEIYEDTLIPLFQSVGKLYEFRLMMTFSGLNRGFAYARYSSKHFAEQAIVQLAGFEIKPGCKITVCRSTEKSEITLDGLPGFLEKDAIVKILEESTTGIHTVSLYASPTANSKNMAVVKYISHRTAALAKKRLCEGVQVICGYPFTVDWLQPSVRQKLQVATMAKPSFLPPKMTPAAEVAQEKLTPSAVQCLQLLCDNMKLGQPLYHIKFLTLGTHGWLRFRYWVQIPMRPVPFTGYCWLAGDKLIPTDKYQQAKEMVALQILKELGYIAD, encoded by the exons CCACAGGCTTGGCTCAACTCCATAAACAGTAAGAAGAAGGATGAACTTGTTCAGTGGGTATTGGGCGCAGATATTGAACTGAACCAAATCAATGGACAAAGGATATATGGCGGCCCTCCTCCAG gGTGGGTTGGAGATGTCCCTCCACTTGGGTCTGAAGTTTTTATCGGCAACCTTCCCCAAGAGATCTATGAAGACACCTTGATCCCTCTCTTCCAATCTGTTGGAAAGTTGTATGAATTTCGCTTAATGATGACCTTCAGTGGCCTCAACCGTGGCTTTGCCTATGCACGCTATTCCTCTAAACACTTCGCAGAGCAAGCCATTGTCCAACTTGCCGGTTTTGAAATCAAGCCAGGCTGTAAGATAACGGTGTGCCGGAGCACCGAGAAGAGCGAGATTACACTGGACGGCCTACCGGGGTTTTTGGAGAAAGATGCCATAGTGAAGATCCTGGAAGAGTCCACAACTGGTATACATACTGTATCTCTCTATGCCAGCCCCACTGCAAACTCCAAAAACATGGCTGTGGTCAAGTACATCTCCCACAGGACCGCCGCCTTGGCAAAGAAGCGTCTGTGTGAAG GTGTCCAGGTCATATGTGGCTATCCCTTCACCGTAGATTGGCTTCAGCCGTCAGTAAGACAGAAACTGCAAGTTGCCACCATGGCGAAACCAAGTTTCTTACCTCCGAAAATGACACCAGCGGCTGAGGTCGCACAAGAGAAATTGACACCCAGTGCTGTCCAATGCCTGCAACTCTTGTGTGACAATATGAAGCTTGGACAGCCGCTTTACCATATTAAGTTCTTGACCCTCGGCACACATGGATGGCTGAGGTTTAGGTACTGGGTGCAGATCCCGATGCGTCCTGTACCCTTCACGGGGTATTGTTGGCTTGCGGGCGACAAGCTAATCCCGACGGACAAGTACCAGCAGGCCAAGGAGATGGTGGCCTTGCAGATTCTTAAGGAACTGG GGTACATTGCAGACTAG